One genomic segment of Synechocystis sp. LKSZ1 includes these proteins:
- a CDS encoding hydantoinase B/oxoprolinase family protein → MTKFYVDRGGTFTDIVAITQNLVVAKRCREDRRFSCFPLPQGQTVILYKLLSENPERYPDAVIQGIRDILGLSADEPISPSLVKAVKMGTTVATNALLERKGEPVLLVITQGLGDALQIGYQDRPDLFALQIHKPSPLYAQVVEVEERLDAAGHVLVPLNLAQAEQALRTAYVQGLRSCAIVLMHAYRYPAHELALAELARQIGFEQISLSSEVSPLIKLVYRGDTTAVDAYLSPILKRYVQQVQGQLPGVSLQFMQSHGGLIDAPHFRGKDSILSGPAGGLVGAVKTAQRAGFEKMISFDMGGTSTDVAHFSGEYERLWETEIAGVRMRVPSLAIHTVAAGGGSILHFDGQRYQVGPDSAGANPGPASYRRGGPLTVTDANVLLGRLQTDYFPALFGPQANLPLDAAIVRTQFEQLAQTIQQATGLATSPESVAEGFLAIAIENMANAIKKISLQRGYDVSDYVLCCFGGAGGQVVCRLADSLGMARILIHPYAGVLSAYGMGLAEQRVLTAMTIEAPLTATLLTSLQSAYQQLEQRTLPDGLPPQANGEQMIQQIELKYEGTDTSLGLDFVPDLAHLQQKFSQLHQQRYGFLQADKALWVAAITVERIERLDCPPEPIWQDLGKSAEPIEQVPFYDQGRWQTAPVYQRDQLQSEQTIIGPALIVEGTSTIVIEVGWQARLGSPLENQPQPCYLLLEKCSPVPPAISPASSATQAGHCDPVRLEIFSNLYQFIAEQMGIILQQTAASVNIKERLDFSCAIFDQKGDLVANAPHIPVHLGSMSESVKALLTDPKVTLQPGNVYLSNNPYNGGTHLPDVTVITPMFDAQGETILFYLASRGHQADIGGISPGSMPAHSQDIREEGILFDNVLLVQQGEFQEIAIRQLLNTGPYPARNPEQNIADFKAQIAANNRGQLALRQMVEQYGLSLVQAYMGHGQDYAETCVRQALGRLRSGAFRVELDNGLQIQVRITVDSQRREAVIDFTGTSPQGAHNFNTPRAVVQAVVLYVIRTLVAENIPLNAGCLKPLHLIIPEGSLLNPQFPAAVVAGNVETSQALANALYGALGRLAASQGTMNNLSFGNENYQYYETIAGGSGAGPDFAGTDAVQTHMTNSRITDPEILEARFPVILEQFAIRPQSGGTGQYPGGNGVIRQLRFREAMQVSLLSNNRRVVPFGLAGGQPGQVGQNQVIRANGEIQALEGCSQVALQAGDRLRISTPGGGGYGAR, encoded by the coding sequence ATGACCAAATTCTACGTTGACCGAGGCGGAACCTTTACCGATATTGTCGCGATTACCCAGAACTTAGTAGTGGCTAAGCGTTGTCGAGAAGACCGTCGCTTTAGTTGCTTTCCGCTACCCCAGGGCCAGACGGTAATTCTCTATAAACTGTTGTCGGAGAACCCAGAACGGTATCCAGATGCGGTGATTCAAGGAATTCGAGATATTTTAGGCCTTTCTGCTGACGAACCGATTTCTCCGTCTCTGGTCAAAGCCGTCAAAATGGGAACGACGGTGGCCACCAATGCTCTGCTAGAACGTAAGGGAGAGCCAGTCCTGTTGGTGATAACCCAGGGCCTGGGGGATGCCCTCCAGATTGGTTATCAAGACCGTCCCGACCTCTTTGCCCTCCAGATTCACAAGCCCAGTCCGCTCTACGCCCAGGTGGTGGAAGTTGAGGAACGTCTGGATGCGGCGGGCCACGTACTGGTTCCCCTCAATCTAGCCCAGGCCGAGCAAGCCTTACGAACGGCCTATGTCCAGGGCCTACGAAGTTGTGCCATCGTCTTGATGCACGCCTATCGTTATCCGGCCCATGAGTTGGCCTTGGCAGAACTGGCCCGTCAGATCGGTTTTGAGCAAATTTCCCTCTCTTCAGAAGTAAGTCCCCTGATTAAACTGGTCTATCGGGGGGATACCACGGCGGTGGATGCCTATCTGTCGCCGATCCTGAAACGTTATGTCCAGCAAGTACAGGGCCAACTCCCTGGCGTATCTTTACAGTTTATGCAATCCCACGGGGGCCTCATTGACGCCCCCCATTTTCGCGGCAAGGATAGTATCCTGTCCGGGCCAGCTGGGGGCCTGGTGGGGGCCGTGAAAACGGCCCAGCGAGCAGGCTTTGAGAAGATGATTAGCTTTGATATGGGCGGAACTTCGACGGACGTGGCCCATTTCAGCGGCGAGTACGAACGGCTCTGGGAAACGGAAATTGCTGGGGTACGGATGCGGGTTCCGAGTTTGGCTATTCATACCGTGGCGGCAGGCGGGGGTTCCATTCTGCATTTTGACGGCCAGCGCTATCAAGTCGGCCCCGATTCCGCTGGTGCTAATCCCGGCCCGGCTAGTTATCGTCGGGGTGGGCCGTTAACGGTCACTGATGCTAATGTTCTACTGGGGCGGCTCCAGACAGATTATTTTCCTGCGCTTTTTGGCCCTCAGGCCAATTTACCGTTAGATGCCGCCATCGTGCGGACTCAGTTCGAGCAATTGGCCCAAACCATTCAACAGGCAACGGGCCTTGCCACCTCCCCAGAAAGCGTGGCGGAAGGCTTTTTGGCCATTGCCATTGAAAACATGGCCAACGCCATCAAAAAAATTAGTCTCCAGCGGGGCTATGATGTCAGCGACTACGTTCTCTGCTGTTTTGGCGGAGCCGGGGGCCAGGTCGTTTGTCGCCTAGCAGATAGTTTGGGGATGGCTCGTATTTTGATTCATCCCTACGCCGGGGTCTTGTCGGCCTATGGCATGGGCCTAGCAGAACAGCGGGTATTAACGGCCATGACCATTGAGGCGCCCCTAACGGCAACTCTGTTAACGAGCCTCCAGTCGGCCTATCAGCAACTGGAGCAGAGGACTCTTCCCGACGGCCTTCCCCCCCAGGCCAACGGGGAGCAGATGATTCAGCAAATTGAACTCAAGTACGAAGGCACCGACACCAGCCTCGGCCTGGATTTTGTCCCGGATCTGGCCCACCTCCAGCAAAAATTTAGCCAACTCCACCAGCAACGCTACGGCTTTCTCCAGGCCGATAAGGCCCTGTGGGTTGCGGCCATCACCGTCGAGCGTATTGAACGTCTCGATTGTCCCCCGGAACCCATCTGGCAAGATTTAGGAAAAAGCGCGGAACCGATTGAGCAGGTCCCGTTCTATGACCAAGGCCGATGGCAGACAGCCCCGGTTTATCAGCGCGATCAACTCCAGTCGGAACAGACTATTATCGGCCCGGCCTTGATTGTGGAGGGAACCAGTACTATCGTGATTGAAGTTGGTTGGCAGGCCCGGTTGGGATCTCCTTTAGAGAATCAGCCGCAACCCTGTTATCTGCTCCTAGAAAAATGCTCCCCCGTCCCCCCAGCGATTTCCCCAGCATCTTCAGCGACTCAGGCTGGCCACTGTGACCCAGTTCGATTGGAAATTTTTAGTAATCTCTATCAATTTATTGCTGAGCAGATGGGGATTATACTCCAACAAACAGCGGCTTCAGTGAATATCAAAGAGCGCCTCGATTTCTCCTGTGCGATTTTTGACCAAAAGGGAGATTTAGTCGCCAATGCGCCCCATATCCCGGTTCATCTTGGTTCCATGAGTGAAAGCGTTAAAGCTCTCCTTACTGACCCCAAAGTCACGCTTCAACCGGGGAATGTCTATCTTTCTAATAATCCCTACAACGGCGGAACCCATCTCCCCGATGTGACGGTGATTACCCCCATGTTCGATGCCCAAGGAGAAACGATTCTCTTTTATCTGGCTTCCCGGGGCCATCAAGCCGATATTGGCGGCATCAGTCCTGGCTCCATGCCGGCCCATAGTCAGGATATTCGCGAAGAAGGGATCCTCTTTGACAATGTTCTGCTGGTGCAACAAGGGGAATTTCAAGAAATAGCGATTCGGCAATTACTGAACACCGGGCCCTATCCGGCGCGTAATCCTGAACAAAATATCGCCGATTTTAAGGCCCAAATTGCAGCCAATAACCGGGGCCAGTTGGCCCTAAGGCAAATGGTCGAACAGTATGGACTTTCTCTCGTCCAGGCCTATATGGGCCATGGGCAAGATTATGCCGAGACCTGTGTCCGCCAGGCCCTTGGCCGACTCCGTTCTGGGGCCTTTCGCGTTGAGTTGGACAATGGCCTACAGATTCAAGTGAGGATTACGGTCGATTCCCAACGACGAGAAGCGGTGATTGATTTTACTGGCACCTCTCCCCAGGGGGCCCATAATTTCAATACTCCGCGGGCCGTTGTCCAGGCCGTGGTGCTTTACGTTATTCGGACATTGGTGGCGGAAAATATTCCCCTTAATGCCGGTTGTCTCAAGCCGTTGCATCTGATTATTCCAGAGGGTTCCCTACTAAATCCCCAGTTTCCGGCGGCCGTCGTGGCCGGTAACGTGGAAACGTCCCAAGCCCTTGCCAATGCTCTTTACGGGGCCCTGGGCCGTTTAGCGGCTAGCCAAGGCACGATGAATAATCTTAGTTTTGGCAATGAAAACTATCAATATTATGAAACTATTGCGGGAGGAAGTGGGGCAGGGCCAGATTTTGCCGGTACGGATGCCGTGCAGACCCACATGACCAATTCTCGAATTACCGACCCGGAAATTCTCGAAGCCCGCTTCCCTGTGATTTTAGAGCAGTTTGCAATTCGGCCCCAGAGTGGCGGAACCGGCCAGTATCCAGGGGGCAATGGCGTGATTCGGCAACTCCGCTTTCGAGAAGCCATGCAGGTTTCTCTATTATCCAACAATCGTCGGGTGGTCCCTTTTGGCCTAGCCGGGGGCCAGCCAGGCCAGGTTGGCCAGAATCAGGTGATACGGGCGAATGGAGAAATCCAAGCATTAGAGGGGTGTAGCCAAGTGGCCCTGCAAGCGGGGGATCGCCTCAGAATTAGCACCCCTGGCGGTGGTGGCTATGGGGCCAGGTAA
- the moeB gene encoding molybdopterin-synthase adenylyltransferase MoeB: protein MLNPNLAEIELSPDDYQRYSRHIILPEVGLDGQKRIKAASILCIGTGGLGSPLLLYLAAAGIGRIGIIDFDIVDHSNLQRQIIHGTSWVGKPKIESAKHRILEINPYCQVDLYETQLTASNALDIIRPYDIVIDGTDNFPTRYLTNDACVLLNKPNVYGSIFRFEGQATVFNYQDGPNYRDLYPEPPPPGMVPSCAEGGVLGVLPGIIGTIQATEALKIILGAPNTLSGRLLLFNAWEMKFRELRLRPNPERPVIEKLIDYEQFCGIPQAKAAEVAESSALSEMTVLELKALMERQDKDFILLDVRNPNEYDIARIPGSVLVPLPDIEAGHGIEKVKELLDGHEGILIAHCKMGGRSAKALTLLKEAGIEGINVKGGITAWSKEVDSSVTQY from the coding sequence ATGCTTAATCCAAACTTAGCAGAGATTGAACTCTCTCCCGACGACTATCAACGTTATTCTCGCCACATTATTTTGCCGGAAGTAGGGCTAGACGGACAAAAACGAATCAAGGCCGCTAGCATCCTCTGTATCGGAACAGGGGGCCTTGGCTCTCCTCTTCTTCTCTACCTCGCCGCCGCTGGGATTGGCCGGATTGGCATTATTGATTTTGACATTGTCGATCATTCCAACCTACAACGCCAGATCATCCACGGCACTTCCTGGGTCGGGAAACCAAAGATCGAGTCGGCGAAACACCGCATTCTGGAAATTAATCCCTACTGTCAGGTTGACCTCTACGAAACTCAACTCACCGCCAGTAATGCCCTAGATATTATTCGGCCCTACGATATTGTGATTGATGGTACGGATAACTTTCCCACCCGTTATCTAACCAACGATGCCTGTGTGCTCTTGAACAAGCCCAATGTCTACGGCTCTATCTTCCGCTTTGAGGGCCAGGCAACGGTCTTTAACTATCAGGATGGCCCCAACTACCGTGACCTCTACCCCGAACCGCCCCCACCAGGAATGGTGCCCTCCTGTGCCGAAGGGGGGGTTCTCGGCGTTTTACCAGGGATTATCGGTACAATTCAGGCGACAGAAGCCTTAAAAATTATCCTCGGAGCTCCGAATACCCTCAGCGGCCGTCTGTTGTTATTTAATGCTTGGGAGATGAAATTCCGGGAACTGCGGTTGCGTCCCAATCCCGAACGCCCTGTCATTGAAAAGCTGATTGATTACGAGCAGTTCTGTGGCATTCCCCAGGCTAAGGCGGCAGAAGTAGCGGAATCTTCTGCACTATCTGAGATGACGGTGCTGGAATTGAAGGCCCTGATGGAGCGTCAAGACAAAGACTTTATTTTGTTGGATGTCCGCAACCCCAATGAATATGATATTGCCCGGATTCCTGGCTCGGTCTTGGTTCCTCTACCAGATATTGAGGCTGGCCACGGCATTGAAAAGGTGAAGGAACTGCTGGATGGCCACGAGGGAATTTTAATTGCCCATTGCAAAATGGGAGGGCGCTCGGCCAAGGCGTTAACTCTCCTCAAGGAAGCTGGCATCGAAGGGATCAACGTCAAAGGCGGCATAACGGCCTGGAGTAAAGAGGTCGATTCCAGTGTTACGCAGTACTAA
- a CDS encoding DUF2237 domain-containing protein, with the protein MADPKNVLGKSLQCCCQSPRTGFYRDGYCQTGPDDFGRHVVCAQMTAEFLAFTQARGNDLSTPIPAYQFPGLKPGDKWCLCASRWQEAREAGIAPPVDLHATHEKALEIIALEDLITHALPSNGANA; encoded by the coding sequence ATGGCTGATCCCAAAAACGTCCTAGGAAAATCTTTGCAATGTTGTTGCCAATCCCCTCGTACCGGTTTTTATCGTGATGGGTATTGCCAAACAGGGCCCGATGATTTTGGGCGGCATGTGGTGTGCGCCCAGATGACGGCAGAGTTTTTGGCCTTTACCCAGGCCCGAGGCAATGATCTGTCCACGCCGATTCCTGCCTATCAATTTCCTGGCCTGAAACCGGGAGATAAATGGTGTCTCTGTGCCAGTCGGTGGCAAGAAGCAAGGGAAGCGGGTATTGCCCCTCCCGTCGATCTCCACGCAACCCATGAAAAGGCCCTGGAGATCATTGCTCTAGAAGACTTGATTACCCATGCCTTGCCGAGCAATGGTGCAAATGCCTAG
- the rpsJ gene encoding 30S ribosomal protein S10, with the protein MATIQQQKIRIRLKAFDRRLLDTSCDKIVDTANRTNATAIGPIPLPTKRKIYCVLRSPHVDKDSREHFETRTHRRIIDIYQPSSKTIDALMKLDLPAGVDIEVKL; encoded by the coding sequence ATGGCTACTATCCAACAACAAAAAATCCGCATCCGCCTCAAGGCCTTTGACCGTCGTCTTCTAGATACCTCCTGCGACAAGATTGTCGATACGGCTAATCGCACCAACGCTACAGCGATTGGACCAATTCCCCTGCCCACCAAGCGTAAAATTTATTGCGTCCTGCGTTCTCCCCACGTTGATAAGGATTCACGGGAGCACTTTGAAACCCGCACCCACCGCCGCATTATTGATATTTACCAACCGTCCTCCAAGACCATTGATGCCTTGATGAAACTCGACTTACCGGCTGGGGTTGACATCGAAGTCAAGCTCTAA
- the tuf gene encoding elongation factor Tu, whose protein sequence is MARAKFERTKDHVNIGTIGHVDHGKTTLTAAITMTLSALGQAKARKYDDIDAAPEEKARGITINTAHVEYETENRHYAHVDCPGHADYVKNMITGAAQMDGGILVVSAADGPMPQTREHILLAKQVGVPKLVVFLNKKDMVDDDELLELVELEVRELLSDYDFPGDDIPIIAGSAKEALDAMVANPKIVKGENEWVDKIYDLMDAVDDYIDTPEREVDKPFLMAVEDVFSITGRGTVATGRIERGKIKVGETVEIVGIKDTKSTTVTGVEMFQKTLEEGMAGDNVGLLLRGVQKEEIERGMVLAKPKSITPHTEFEGEVYVLKKEEGGRHTPFFANYRPQFYVRTTDVTGTIKSYTSDDGGAVEMVMPGDRIKMTVELICPIAIEQGMRFAIREGGRTIGAGVVSKILK, encoded by the coding sequence ATGGCACGCGCAAAATTTGAACGGACGAAAGACCACGTTAACATCGGCACTATTGGCCACGTTGACCACGGTAAAACGACCCTAACAGCCGCTATCACCATGACCCTGTCGGCCCTGGGTCAAGCAAAGGCTCGTAAATACGATGATATTGATGCCGCTCCCGAAGAAAAAGCGCGGGGGATTACCATCAACACGGCTCACGTAGAATACGAAACGGAAAACCGTCACTATGCCCACGTGGACTGCCCTGGTCACGCTGACTACGTTAAAAACATGATTACCGGAGCTGCCCAAATGGACGGGGGTATTCTGGTGGTTTCCGCCGCGGATGGCCCTATGCCTCAAACCCGTGAGCACATCCTGCTCGCCAAACAGGTCGGGGTGCCCAAGCTGGTGGTCTTCCTCAACAAAAAAGACATGGTGGATGACGACGAATTGCTGGAACTGGTAGAGCTAGAGGTGCGTGAACTCCTCAGCGACTACGATTTCCCTGGTGATGACATTCCCATTATTGCTGGCTCGGCCAAAGAAGCCTTGGATGCAATGGTCGCCAACCCCAAAATTGTCAAAGGGGAAAATGAGTGGGTCGATAAAATCTATGACCTGATGGATGCCGTTGACGACTACATTGATACCCCCGAGCGGGAAGTTGATAAGCCCTTCCTGATGGCCGTCGAAGACGTGTTCTCCATCACCGGTCGGGGCACCGTTGCCACCGGTCGGATTGAACGGGGCAAAATCAAAGTCGGTGAAACCGTTGAGATCGTGGGTATCAAAGACACCAAGAGCACAACCGTCACTGGCGTAGAAATGTTCCAAAAAACCCTAGAAGAAGGGATGGCGGGTGATAACGTCGGTCTTCTGCTCCGGGGTGTGCAAAAGGAAGAAATCGAGCGCGGTATGGTACTGGCTAAGCCCAAGTCCATTACGCCCCACACCGAATTTGAAGGGGAAGTTTACGTCCTCAAAAAAGAAGAAGGGGGCCGCCACACGCCTTTCTTTGCCAACTACCGTCCCCAGTTCTACGTGCGGACAACCGACGTAACGGGAACCATCAAGAGCTATACCTCTGATGATGGCGGTGCCGTAGAAATGGTCATGCCCGGCGACCGGATCAAAATGACCGTTGAACTGATCTGCCCCATTGCTATTGAGCAAGGGATGCGCTTCGCGATTCGTGAGGGTGGCCGTACTATTGGTGCTGGCGTTGTCTCTAAAATCTTGAAGTAG
- the fusA gene encoding elongation factor G yields MGRSIPLERVRNIGIAAHIDAGKTTTTERILFYSGVVHKLGEVHEGTAVTDWMAQERERGITITAAAISTSWQDHRINIIDTPGHVDFTIEVERSMRVLDGVIAVFCSVGGVQPQSETVWRQADRYRVPRIAFINKMDRTGANFFRVYEQMRDRLRANAVPVQIPIGSEGDFKGIVDLVKMTAYLYTNDLGTDIAEIPIPESMQEQAQAHRLQLVEAVAEADDALMEKYLEGEDLTADELRQGLRQGTINGSIVPVLCGSAFKNKGVQLLLDAVIDYLPSPLEVPAIEGELPNGEIAQRPADDEAPLSALAFKVMADPYGRLTFVRVYSGVLQKGSYVLNSTKNKKERISRLIVLKADDRIEVDELRAGDLGAVLGLKDTLTGDTLCEEGAAIVLESLYIPEPVISVAVEPKTKQDMEKLSKALQSLSEEDPTFRVTVDPETNQTVIAGMGELHLEILVDRMLREFKVEANVGAPQVAYRETIRKAVRAEGKFIRQSGGKGQYGHVVIDLEPAEPGSGFEFVSKIVGGTVPKEYIAPSEQGMKEACASGILAGYPVIDLRATLVDGSYHDVDSSEMAFKIAGSMAIKEAVLNAAPVLLEPMMKVEVEVPEDFIGNIIGDLNSRRGQIEGQETEQGVAKVSAKVPLAEMFGYATDIRSKTQGRGIFSMEFSHYAEVPRNVAEAIIAKNKGNA; encoded by the coding sequence GTGGGACGGTCTATCCCCCTAGAGCGAGTGCGGAATATTGGCATCGCGGCCCACATTGATGCGGGTAAAACAACGACAACCGAACGAATCCTGTTCTACTCTGGCGTTGTCCACAAATTGGGAGAAGTCCACGAGGGAACAGCTGTAACCGACTGGATGGCCCAGGAGCGGGAACGGGGCATTACGATTACGGCGGCGGCGATTAGCACCAGTTGGCAAGACCATCGCATCAATATCATTGATACCCCTGGCCACGTCGATTTCACCATCGAGGTGGAACGTTCCATGCGCGTCCTGGACGGAGTGATCGCTGTATTTTGTTCCGTCGGCGGCGTTCAGCCCCAATCCGAAACGGTTTGGCGGCAGGCTGACCGCTACCGGGTACCACGAATTGCGTTCATCAACAAAATGGATCGTACCGGGGCCAATTTCTTCCGGGTGTACGAACAGATGCGAGACCGTCTCCGGGCCAATGCCGTCCCCGTGCAGATACCCATTGGCAGTGAAGGAGACTTTAAGGGCATCGTTGATTTGGTCAAGATGACGGCCTATCTTTACACCAACGACCTTGGTACGGATATTGCTGAGATTCCCATTCCTGAGTCCATGCAGGAGCAGGCCCAGGCCCATCGTTTGCAACTGGTAGAGGCCGTGGCGGAAGCCGACGATGCCCTGATGGAAAAATACCTGGAAGGGGAAGACTTAACAGCAGATGAACTGCGTCAAGGGCTGCGGCAGGGCACGATCAATGGCTCCATTGTGCCGGTGCTCTGTGGTTCAGCCTTCAAGAATAAGGGTGTGCAGTTACTGCTGGATGCGGTCATCGACTATTTACCCTCGCCCCTGGAAGTTCCCGCCATCGAAGGAGAATTACCCAACGGTGAAATAGCCCAACGTCCCGCTGATGACGAGGCACCGCTTTCGGCCCTTGCCTTTAAGGTCATGGCAGACCCCTATGGTCGTCTAACCTTTGTGCGGGTTTATTCGGGGGTTTTGCAGAAGGGAAGCTATGTCCTCAACTCTACAAAAAACAAGAAAGAGCGGATTTCTCGTCTCATTGTTCTCAAGGCCGATGACCGAATTGAGGTGGATGAACTCCGGGCGGGAGACCTTGGAGCCGTCCTTGGCCTAAAGGATACCCTCACCGGCGATACCCTCTGTGAAGAAGGAGCGGCGATTGTTCTAGAGTCCCTGTACATCCCCGAACCCGTGATTTCGGTGGCGGTAGAACCCAAAACGAAGCAGGATATGGAAAAATTATCCAAGGCCTTGCAGTCGTTATCGGAAGAAGACCCCACGTTTCGGGTGACAGTAGATCCGGAAACGAATCAGACCGTCATTGCTGGCATGGGAGAACTCCACTTAGAAATTCTAGTAGATCGCATGCTACGGGAATTTAAAGTGGAGGCCAATGTTGGCGCTCCCCAGGTGGCCTACCGAGAAACCATTCGGAAGGCGGTGCGGGCCGAGGGGAAATTTATCCGTCAAAGTGGAGGAAAGGGTCAATATGGTCACGTCGTGATCGACCTAGAACCGGCGGAGCCGGGGTCAGGTTTTGAATTTGTTTCCAAAATTGTGGGCGGCACCGTACCCAAAGAGTACATTGCTCCCTCAGAACAGGGAATGAAGGAGGCTTGTGCCTCGGGAATTCTGGCGGGCTATCCCGTTATTGATCTCAGGGCCACTCTTGTGGATGGCTCTTACCATGACGTGGATTCCTCAGAAATGGCTTTCAAGATTGCTGGTTCGATGGCAATCAAAGAAGCTGTCCTCAACGCTGCTCCTGTGCTCCTAGAACCCATGATGAAGGTTGAAGTCGAGGTTCCTGAAGACTTCATCGGCAACATTATCGGTGACCTCAATTCCCGTCGTGGGCAAATTGAGGGGCAAGAGACGGAGCAGGGCGTGGCCAAGGTTTCTGCTAAAGTTCCATTGGCAGAAATGTTTGGTTACGCGACCGATATCCGGTCCAAAACCCAAGGTCGGGGGATTTTCTCCATGGAGTTTAGTCACTATGCAGAAGTCCCCCGGAATGTCGCGGAAGCGATCATTGCAAAAAACAAAGGGAACGCCTAG
- the rpsG gene encoding 30S ribosomal protein S7 produces the protein MSRRGNVKKRPVPPDPVYNSCLVNMTIRRVMRSGKKSLASNIVYDALKSVGEKTGNEPLEVFEKAVKNLTPLVEVKARRVGGATYQVPMEVRSSRGTALALRWLVQYARSRGGRTMASKLANEIMDAANETGAAIKKREETHRMAEANKAFAHYRY, from the coding sequence ATGTCTCGTCGCGGAAACGTTAAAAAGCGCCCTGTCCCCCCTGATCCCGTCTATAATAGCTGTCTCGTTAATATGACCATTCGTCGGGTCATGCGGAGCGGCAAAAAATCCTTAGCCTCGAACATTGTTTACGATGCCCTGAAAAGCGTCGGCGAGAAAACAGGGAATGAGCCGTTGGAAGTCTTTGAAAAAGCGGTTAAAAACTTGACCCCCCTTGTGGAAGTCAAAGCCCGTCGGGTCGGTGGTGCCACCTACCAAGTGCCCATGGAAGTCCGTTCATCTCGGGGGACAGCCCTGGCCCTGCGTTGGCTGGTGCAATATGCCCGCTCCCGTGGTGGCAGAACCATGGCGAGCAAACTGGCCAATGAAATTATGGATGCAGCCAACGAAACCGGAGCCGCTATCAAGAAACGGGAAGAAACCCACCGGATGGCTGAAGCGAATAAGGCCTTTGCCCACTACCGTTATTAA
- the rpsL gene encoding 30S ribosomal protein S12 — translation MPTIQQLIRSERSKVQKKTKSPALKQCPQRRGVCTRVYTTTPKKPNSALRKVARVRLTSGFEVTAYIPGIGHNLQEHSVVLIRGGRVKDLPGVRYHIVRGTLDATGVKDRKQGRSKYGTKREKAKK, via the coding sequence ATGCCCACTATTCAGCAGTTAATTCGTAGCGAACGCTCGAAAGTCCAGAAAAAGACCAAATCCCCTGCCCTGAAGCAATGCCCTCAACGTCGTGGGGTCTGCACTCGGGTCTATACCACCACACCCAAAAAGCCCAACTCAGCCCTGCGTAAAGTTGCTCGGGTTCGGTTGACCTCTGGCTTTGAAGTGACCGCCTACATTCCGGGCATTGGCCACAACCTACAAGAACACTCCGTTGTTTTGATTCGGGGTGGCCGGGTTAAGGATCTACCGGGGGTCAGATACCATATCGTCCGCGGAACTCTAGATGCCACCGGGGTTAAAGACCGTAAGCAAGGACGTTCTAAATACGGTACTAAACGAGAAAAAGCCAAGAAGTAA
- a CDS encoding TIGR04282 family arsenosugar biosynthesis glycosyltransferase, protein MSTMLQQLILFTRYPTPGQAKTRLIPALGPQGAADLHRFLTEHTLRQVQALQQTTPITLNVYFDGPSLSSMQDWLGPDISYYPQGPGDLGERMGQAFQAAFEAGAHHVVIIGTDCPGLTTELLQQAFQYLSDCDVVLGPAEDGGYYLLGLGQLIPELFRDIAWGSHLVYQQTCEKIVQKAWGYTTLPCLVDIDRPEDLIHVPPGVWGTQHDMMGGPEQG, encoded by the coding sequence ATGAGCACGATGCTCCAGCAGTTAATTCTTTTCACACGTTACCCGACACCTGGTCAAGCAAAAACTCGACTGATTCCGGCCCTAGGGCCCCAAGGGGCTGCTGATCTACATCGTTTCCTGACAGAACATACTCTGCGGCAAGTCCAGGCCCTCCAGCAAACGACCCCCATTACTCTAAATGTTTACTTTGATGGCCCTTCCCTGTCCTCGATGCAAGATTGGTTAGGGCCTGACATTTCCTACTATCCCCAAGGCCCTGGTGATCTCGGGGAACGAATGGGTCAAGCTTTTCAAGCGGCCTTTGAGGCGGGGGCTCATCACGTTGTCATCATTGGGACGGATTGTCCTGGGCTAACTACAGAGTTACTACAACAGGCTTTTCAATACTTAAGCGACTGCGATGTTGTTTTGGGCCCGGCGGAAGATGGTGGCTACTACCTCCTGGGACTGGGACAGCTTATTCCCGAACTTTTCCGGGATATTGCCTGGGGGAGTCATCTGGTGTATCAGCAAACATGCGAAAAAATAGTTCAAAAGGCGTGGGGCTATACGACTCTGCCCTGTCTGGTGGATATTGACCGCCCTGAGGATCTGATTCATGTACCGCCTGGGGTCTGGGGAACGCAACATGATATGATGGGGGGCCCTGAACAGGGTTGA